One Methanolobus sp. WCC4 DNA segment encodes these proteins:
- a CDS encoding YkgJ family cysteine cluster protein produces MEISTAVKNAIHYRAVQNILKHYQCPDTCGAHCCSQGQIHIFEDEVKVLSILNEKKAGMITNEGLSAGLYLMNAPCSFLGSTGRCEVYDKRPTVCGMYPFKVNTSGNSVGLQPCPIGFLIIRDFAEWIVDSFSRSNSSDEEKARIKEEWKKNVDSYEAELLEFHLKPILKEMQIPFDELEMLSMFLSSKLKKIQTSIGPGQ; encoded by the coding sequence ATGGAAATTAGCACTGCTGTAAAGAATGCAATTCATTATAGAGCGGTTCAGAATATCCTGAAACACTATCAATGCCCTGATACCTGTGGAGCACATTGCTGCAGTCAGGGGCAGATACACATATTCGAGGATGAGGTAAAGGTCCTGAGTATCCTGAACGAGAAAAAAGCCGGGATGATCACAAATGAAGGTTTATCTGCAGGCCTTTACTTGATGAATGCACCCTGCTCTTTCCTCGGTTCAACCGGCAGATGCGAAGTGTATGATAAAAGACCTACCGTTTGTGGTATGTATCCCTTCAAGGTAAACACATCCGGCAACTCTGTTGGACTGCAGCCATGTCCAATTGGTTTTTTGATCATCCGGGATTTTGCTGAATGGATAGTTGACTCTTTTTCAAGATCAAATAGCTCAGATGAAGAGAAGGCCAGGATAAAAGAGGAATGGAAAAAAAATGTAGATTCATATGAGGCAGAACTTTTGGAATTCCACCTCAAACCCATCCTGAAAGAGATGCAGATACCCTTTGATGAGCTTGAAATGCTTTCAATGTTCCTGTCTTCGAAATTGAAGAAGATACAGACATCAATAGG